Proteins encoded together in one Nitrospiraceae bacterium window:
- a CDS encoding DegQ family serine endoprotease: MKKRILIGFFILFIGFFLGWLIFSLLGITAGIGRSSVMVAPRVPSQIIETSKAFSEIANAVSPVVVNISTTKVVKKNYQFEDPFYNLFDPSLNEPGAPKKWREQSLGSGVIVSEDGYIVTNNHVVEKADEIKVLLFDKRSFTGKVVGSDPKTDIALVKINAKDLITARWGNSEKLEVGEFVLAIGSPFGLSHTVTMGIISAIGRVSVGIADYEDFIQTDAAINPGNSGGPLVNIKGEIIGINTAIFSKTGGYQGIGFAVPSNLVRFVIDELIKYGRVIRGWLGVSIQKLTPELSQKFGLKDMTGALVGEVLKESPAEKAGIMRGDIIIEYNGKKVNNADALKNIVAQSKAGSKVQAKILRKGKEYDIAVSVTEYPKEPSDSAAEPSDAVAKREALAGLEVADLTKDIAQQLGIKRDEKGVVIEKVAAGSAADEAKLKRGDVIQEIDNKKINNTSDYKKAASNIKSGDTVLLFINRGGHKFYAVIKAS, translated from the coding sequence ATGAAAAAGCGCATTCTTATTGGATTTTTTATATTATTCATAGGTTTTTTTCTTGGCTGGCTTATATTTTCTCTGTTAGGCATAACCGCAGGCATAGGCCGCTCATCTGTTATGGTAGCGCCGCGCGTGCCAAGCCAGATAATAGAAACATCAAAGGCATTTTCAGAGATAGCAAATGCAGTATCTCCTGTTGTTGTTAATATTTCAACAACAAAGGTTGTAAAAAAAAATTATCAATTTGAAGATCCTTTCTATAATCTCTTTGATCCTTCTTTAAATGAGCCTGGTGCGCCAAAAAAATGGAGAGAGCAAAGTCTGGGCTCTGGAGTAATAGTGTCAGAAGACGGCTATATTGTTACTAATAATCATGTTGTCGAAAAAGCTGATGAGATAAAAGTGCTTCTTTTTGACAAGAGAAGTTTTACCGGTAAAGTCGTTGGCTCAGACCCAAAGACTGATATTGCATTGGTAAAAATCAATGCAAAAGACCTTATAACTGCAAGATGGGGAAATTCGGAGAAATTAGAGGTCGGCGAATTTGTGCTTGCGATAGGCAGTCCATTCGGGCTCAGCCATACTGTTACAATGGGAATCATAAGCGCTATCGGAAGGGTGAGCGTTGGAATTGCAGATTATGAAGATTTTATCCAGACAGATGCAGCAATCAACCCGGGCAATTCAGGAGGCCCTCTTGTAAATATAAAGGGTGAAATTATTGGCATCAATACGGCAATATTTTCAAAAACAGGCGGCTATCAAGGAATAGGGTTTGCAGTACCAAGCAACCTTGTGCGTTTTGTAATCGATGAACTTATTAAGTATGGAAGAGTTATAAGGGGATGGCTTGGTGTATCGATTCAGAAACTTACACCGGAGCTTTCGCAGAAATTTGGGCTTAAAGATATGACAGGCGCTTTAGTTGGCGAGGTTCTAAAAGAAAGCCCTGCTGAAAAGGCTGGGATTATGCGAGGGGATATAATTATTGAATATAATGGTAAAAAAGTTAATAATGCTGATGCGTTAAAAAACATAGTTGCACAGAGCAAGGCGGGCTCAAAAGTGCAGGCCAAGATTTTGAGAAAAGGCAAAGAATATGATATTGCAGTTTCAGTCACTGAATACCCAAAAGAACCGAGTGATTCGGCAGCTGAGCCTTCAGATGCAGTTGCAAAGCGCGAGGCATTAGCAGGGCTTGAAGTAGCCGATCTCACAAAAGACATTGCGCAGCAGTTAGGAATAAAAAGAGATGAAAAAGGAGTTGTTATAGAAAAAGTTGCTGCAGGAAGCGCTGCGGATGAGGCAAAGCTGAAAAGAGGAGATGTGATTCAGGAAATAGACAATAAGAAAATAAACAACACTTCTGATTATAAAAAGGCAGCATCAAACATAAAATCTGGAGACACAGTTCTACTTTTTATTAACAGAGGAGGTCATAAATTTTATGCTGTAATCAAAGCATCATAA
- a CDS encoding TRAM domain-containing protein: MFFIIRVAIFLVFISGGYLLGSKYNAEMTGAAWGALVGGLAFFIEEILRKVSLGMIIGGILGLTIGILFANLLLFPLSILVSQNITALTFVLNALFGYAGLLVGLKRGKGLTVYGIIKMFKGQGFDENLKLLDTSVIIDGRIADVCEAGFIEGTFILPQFILQELQYIADSPDVLKRARGRRGLDVLHKLQKMSNVNVRIVDEDFPKIKEVDAKLVALGRLLDAKVITNDFNLNKIAELQGVSVLNIHELANALKPVVLPGETIKVFIIKEGKEHNQGVAYLDDGTMIVIENAKRLIGKNVDVTVTSVLQTTAGRMIFAKLKEEYDRE, from the coding sequence ATGTTTTTTATTATTAGAGTTGCAATTTTCCTTGTTTTTATATCCGGAGGTTATTTACTAGGCAGCAAATACAATGCAGAAATGACAGGCGCGGCATGGGGTGCGCTTGTAGGCGGGCTGGCGTTTTTTATCGAAGAGATACTAAGAAAAGTTTCACTGGGAATGATTATTGGCGGGATATTAGGGTTAACAATTGGAATACTGTTCGCAAATCTTTTGTTATTTCCCTTGAGCATTCTTGTTTCACAGAATATTACGGCTTTAACATTTGTACTTAATGCATTATTTGGATATGCTGGACTGCTTGTAGGACTGAAACGCGGCAAGGGGCTTACGGTCTACGGAATAATAAAGATGTTCAAGGGACAAGGATTTGACGAAAATCTTAAGCTCCTTGATACCAGTGTGATCATAGACGGCAGAATTGCAGATGTGTGTGAAGCAGGATTTATTGAAGGGACATTTATCCTTCCGCAATTCATACTTCAGGAGCTTCAGTATATTGCAGACTCGCCTGATGTGCTTAAAAGGGCAAGGGGAAGGAGAGGACTTGATGTCCTCCATAAACTCCAGAAGATGTCAAATGTTAACGTAAGAATTGTTGATGAGGATTTTCCAAAGATAAAAGAGGTTGATGCAAAACTTGTTGCACTCGGAAGACTGCTTGATGCAAAGGTCATTACTAATGATTTCAATCTCAACAAGATTGCTGAGCTGCAGGGAGTTTCTGTGCTTAACATACATGAACTCGCCAACGCGTTGAAGCCTGTTGTGCTGCCCGGAGAAACAATAAAGGTCTTTATCATTAAAGAGGGGAAAGAGCACAATCAGGGAGTAGCATATCTGGACGACGGAACAATGATAGTCATAGAAAACGCAAAGAGACTTATTGGCAAAAATGTTGATGTGACTGTGACAAGCGTACTGCAGACAACAGCAGGCAGAATGATTTTTGCAAAACTTAAAGAGGAGTATGATAGGGAGTAG
- the ispD gene encoding 2-C-methyl-D-erythritol 4-phosphate cytidylyltransferase, which produces MSGKKIIAIVPAAGLGQRFGAGINKTFNEFNGQPLILTTLMVFENIHEISEVIPVFKKEDVEDGLRIIKGSALTKVKRAALGGKERQDSVFNGLTLIEGNTDIVLIHDGARPLADESIIKNLMKEFSDCDGAVLGVPLKDTIKEAEGCFVKKTLNREILWAVQTPQIFNFSVLMNAYKKAMKKKLYFTDDAAIVENYGGKIKIIMGSYKNIKITTPEDIKIAKLFLKKGCKGEAI; this is translated from the coding sequence ATGAGTGGAAAAAAAATAATAGCGATTGTGCCAGCTGCCGGACTAGGACAAAGGTTTGGGGCTGGCATAAACAAGACATTTAATGAATTTAATGGTCAACCTCTGATACTAACTACACTAATGGTTTTTGAGAATATTCATGAGATATCGGAGGTGATCCCGGTTTTCAAAAAAGAAGATGTGGAAGACGGATTGAGAATAATTAAGGGATCTGCTCTAACTAAAGTAAAGAGAGCTGCCCTTGGCGGAAAAGAAAGACAGGATTCTGTTTTTAACGGCCTCACATTAATTGAAGGCAATACAGACATTGTATTGATACACGACGGAGCAAGACCGTTGGCAGATGAATCAATAATTAAAAATTTAATGAAAGAATTTTCTGATTGCGACGGAGCTGTTTTAGGAGTTCCCTTGAAAGACACCATAAAAGAGGCAGAAGGATGTTTTGTTAAAAAAACTTTGAACAGGGAGATTCTCTGGGCGGTGCAGACACCGCAGATTTTTAACTTCTCTGTATTAATGAATGCATATAAAAAGGCGATGAAAAAGAAATTATATTTTACTGATGATGCGGCAATTGTTGAAAATTACGGCGGAAAAATAAAAATAATAATGGGTTCATACAAGAACATAAAAATAACAACACCTGAAGATATCAAGATAGCAAAGCTTTTTTTAAAAAAGGGCTGCAAGGGAGAAGCGATTTGA
- the ispF gene encoding 2-C-methyl-D-erythritol 2,4-cyclodiphosphate synthase, with product MGFGYDSHRLVEGRKLIIGGVEIPFEKGLLGHSDADVLCHAIIDAILGAIGLGDIGRHFPDTDNKWKGASSLSLLKYTVELCREDGFKISWIDTTIIMEKPKLLLYIENMKANIHSAGIPSGMINIKAKTNEGMGFVGKGEGAAAYAVCVLEKL from the coding sequence ATGGGTTTTGGATATGATTCTCACAGGCTTGTTGAGGGGCGAAAACTTATAATAGGCGGTGTTGAGATCCCTTTTGAGAAAGGTCTGCTTGGACATTCGGACGCAGATGTGCTTTGCCACGCAATAATTGATGCTATACTGGGAGCCATTGGGCTTGGAGATATTGGCAGGCATTTTCCTGATACAGACAATAAATGGAAAGGCGCTTCAAGCCTCAGCCTATTAAAATATACAGTTGAACTTTGTAGGGAAGATGGTTTTAAAATTTCATGGATTGACACAACTATAATTATGGAAAAACCGAAACTCCTTCTTTACATAGAAAATATGAAAGCTAATATTCACAGCGCGGGTATTCCAAGCGGAATGATTAATATCAAGGCAAAAACAAATGAAGGGATGGGGTTTGTCGGCAAAGGAGAAGGCGCCGCAGCTTATGCCGTCTGTGTTTTAGAGAAACTGTAA
- the truB gene encoding tRNA pseudouridine(55) synthase TruB encodes MTDNNLVININKPKGITSQQTVTKVKKILSVKKAGHAGTLDPLATGVLLVCVNEATKISKLLTDANKEYTAVMKLGERTDTFDAEGKIIKKVDNFSIGEKMIIEVLRKFTGTIEQVPPMYSAVKMNGEPIYKLARKGIEIERIPRQVTIYSLDIIKYEPPFLKIKVLCSKGTYIRTLCDDIGNILGVGAHIVELTRTRSGDFNIENTVELNQLSDHSKGFYSIDAALKNLTSITLNAPNFQRAKHGRTVMNNLSDITENSYIKINDPDGRIFAIGRIKGKKICIDRMLNRIPYNTDKTKS; translated from the coding sequence ATGACTGACAATAACCTGGTTATAAATATAAATAAGCCAAAAGGAATAACGTCGCAGCAGACGGTTACAAAGGTCAAAAAAATTCTTTCTGTAAAAAAAGCGGGCCACGCAGGAACTCTTGATCCACTGGCAACAGGAGTGCTGCTGGTATGCGTCAATGAAGCGACCAAAATTTCAAAACTTCTTACAGATGCAAATAAAGAATACACTGCAGTGATGAAACTTGGCGAAAGAACAGATACATTTGATGCTGAGGGCAAAATAATTAAAAAAGTGGATAATTTTTCTATTGGCGAGAAAATGATTATAGAGGTTTTACGGAAATTTACAGGAACAATTGAACAAGTTCCCCCTATGTATTCAGCAGTAAAGATGAATGGCGAGCCGATTTATAAACTTGCCCGTAAGGGAATTGAGATTGAGAGAATTCCAAGACAGGTAACGATATACAGCTTAGATATTATTAAGTACGAACCACCATTTTTAAAAATAAAAGTCTTATGTTCTAAAGGAACATATATAAGAACATTGTGTGATGATATTGGGAATATCCTAGGAGTAGGCGCTCATATAGTTGAACTTACGAGAACAAGATCAGGAGATTTCAACATAGAGAACACAGTTGAATTGAATCAGCTTTCAGATCATTCTAAGGGTTTTTATTCTATAGATGCAGCATTGAAAAATCTGACATCAATCACCCTGAACGCTCCGAACTTTCAGAGAGCTAAACATGGCAGAACAGTAATGAATAATCTTTCCGATATTACCGAGAATTCATACATTAAAATCAATGACCCTGATGGAAGAATTTTTGCAATCGGAAGGATTAAAGGTAAAAAGATTTGCATTGATAGAATGCTTAATCGCATTCCATACAACACTGACAAGACAAAATCTTAA
- a CDS encoding pilus assembly protein PilM, with amino-acid sequence MIFGDRSSIGLDIGSNYFKAVQLKEVRRGYELELLDILPVPTEIIVDGAIIDSLRLAEALKELIERSRIKSKDAVVGISGHASVIIKRISLPEMSEEDLAESIKFEAEQYIPFDIEDVNLDFQILGPREEQGQMDVLLVAVKKDIINEYVTVVKEAGLNPVIVDVDAFSLENMYEVNYEIEPNKNVALVNIGASTINMNILKGGISVFTRDSATGSNLHSEAIQKAFSVSYEIAERLKKGETVEGVTPNDAYAAMASATEDIINEIARSLDYYKSTTVHEEINEVILSGGGALVRDFSKHLSEKIGVESRVVEPFRNISIPKKFDISYIQEIAPIAAVAVGLALRRPGDR; translated from the coding sequence ATGATTTTTGGTGATAGGAGTTCTATAGGCTTAGATATAGGCTCTAACTATTTTAAGGCGGTTCAGCTTAAAGAAGTCCGCAGAGGCTATGAGCTTGAACTTCTGGATATTCTACCTGTTCCCACTGAGATAATAGTTGATGGAGCGATAATTGACTCCCTCAGATTAGCCGAAGCGCTAAAAGAATTAATCGAAAGATCCCGGATAAAATCAAAAGATGCAGTTGTAGGAATCTCAGGACATGCATCAGTAATTATAAAACGCATATCACTTCCTGAGATGTCAGAAGAAGACCTTGCAGAATCAATCAAATTTGAAGCAGAGCAATACATACCATTTGATATTGAAGATGTTAACCTTGATTTCCAGATATTAGGTCCAAGAGAAGAACAGGGACAGATGGATGTTCTTCTTGTTGCAGTAAAAAAAGACATAATCAACGAATATGTTACTGTTGTGAAAGAGGCGGGGCTTAACCCTGTAATTGTTGATGTTGACGCCTTTTCTCTTGAAAATATGTATGAAGTAAATTACGAAATCGAGCCTAATAAAAATGTTGCTTTAGTTAATATTGGCGCAAGCACAATCAACATGAATATTCTTAAAGGCGGAATTTCTGTATTTACAAGAGACAGTGCTACAGGAAGCAATCTTCATTCTGAGGCCATTCAGAAGGCTTTTTCAGTTTCATATGAAATCGCAGAAAGATTGAAAAAAGGCGAAACTGTTGAAGGAGTCACACCTAATGATGCCTATGCAGCAATGGCATCTGCTACGGAAGATATAATCAATGAGATAGCGAGATCTTTGGACTACTATAAAAGCACTACAGTGCATGAGGAGATAAATGAGGTTATATTAAGCGGAGGCGGTGCGCTTGTAAGGGATTTCTCGAAACATCTGTCAGAGAAAATTGGCGTGGAATCAAGAGTTGTAGAGCCATTCAGGAACATATCCATCCCTAAAAAATTTGATATCTCATATATACAGGAGATAGCTCCTATAGCTGCTGTTGCTGTAGGGCTTGCCCTCAGGAGGCCTGGGGACAGATGA
- a CDS encoding PilN domain-containing protein → MIRVNLLSVKRKKKAQALPSFIIYGALLLVAAIIVAGYSVWYLNSQVSRLSDQKKSNEVQIAELKKKIKEVENYESQKKLLEQKTNVIKDLKKNQSLPAKILSEINNTIPQGVWITALSISGANINISGAGFTNDDIINYVDNLKKSQLFTDIYLQGSQKDKGAAGKTASYQFTLTCKVKI, encoded by the coding sequence ATGATAAGAGTAAATCTTCTATCTGTGAAGCGCAAAAAGAAAGCTCAAGCCCTGCCTTCATTTATTATTTATGGTGCATTACTTTTGGTTGCAGCAATTATTGTGGCTGGTTACAGTGTATGGTATTTAAATTCTCAAGTGTCCAGACTTAGCGATCAGAAAAAATCAAATGAAGTTCAGATTGCTGAATTAAAGAAAAAGATAAAAGAAGTTGAGAATTACGAGAGCCAGAAAAAACTACTCGAGCAAAAAACTAATGTAATAAAAGATTTAAAGAAGAATCAAAGTCTGCCTGCAAAGATACTCTCAGAGATAAACAATACGATACCTCAAGGTGTCTGGATTACAGCTTTGTCTATCTCAGGAGCAAACATTAACATAAGCGGAGCGGGTTTTACGAATGATGATATTATTAACTATGTAGATAATCTTAAAAAATCGCAGCTTTTTACAGACATATATTTACAGGGATCTCAAAAGGATAAAGGCGCAGCAGGCAAGACAGCATCATATCAATTTACATTGACCTGTAAGGTAAAAATATAA
- a CDS encoding type 4a pilus biogenesis protein PilO: MAINLKLDLKNLSQSARTVVAIVPAVIIVILALLLAVIPKSKEIKKLNGEILAQQAEIAKNQALAAKLDVLKLENERLQKEFAKLQEQLPEEKEVSSLLKQISDIAYKSEIEILSWKPETKKAHSSGIVEEVPFSLSLSGTYHNLGYFFSNLTKLNRLVNIADIKLGNPKIKKDEAMLDISFKASTFTAVKEGDIKKDAKEAKKK; this comes from the coding sequence ATGGCTATTAATCTAAAACTTGACCTAAAAAACTTATCCCAGAGCGCTAGAACAGTCGTAGCAATAGTGCCGGCTGTTATTATTGTAATCCTTGCTCTATTATTGGCAGTTATCCCTAAATCAAAGGAAATAAAAAAACTTAATGGTGAAATACTTGCGCAACAGGCAGAGATTGCAAAGAACCAGGCGCTTGCAGCCAAGTTGGATGTATTGAAACTTGAAAATGAAAGACTCCAAAAAGAATTTGCAAAGCTTCAGGAGCAGCTTCCTGAAGAAAAAGAAGTATCAAGTCTTTTAAAACAGATATCAGATATTGCATATAAATCAGAAATAGAAATTTTATCATGGAAACCAGAAACAAAAAAAGCACATTCAAGCGGCATAGTGGAAGAAGTGCCGTTTTCTTTAAGTCTTTCGGGAACTTACCATAATCTCGGTTATTTTTTTAGCAATCTTACTAAATTAAACAGACTGGTTAATATAGCAGATATAAAACTTGGCAATCCAAAAATAAAGAAAGACGAAGCAATGCTTGACATAAGCTTCAAAGCCTCAACCTTCACAGCAGTAAAGGAGGGAGATATAAAGAAGGACGCAAAAGAGGCAAAGAAAAAATGA
- a CDS encoding pilus assembly protein PilP, with protein sequence MNRSILILLFFISSVIFMLSCDQKPPVSKAAASKPYQSAAKTVEVKEEQKQEEVFIYDKKGRKDPFVSLAIKSEEKPKKGQTPLESYDVASIKILGIVWNQKGNFASIVLPDGKAYTLREGMTIGLHNGKVQKITKNAVIIREQIKDYKGVLKPKETTLKLRDEEE encoded by the coding sequence ATGAACAGATCAATCTTAATACTTCTGTTTTTTATAAGCAGCGTTATCTTCATGCTGTCCTGCGATCAAAAACCCCCTGTTTCTAAGGCTGCTGCATCAAAACCTTATCAGAGTGCAGCAAAAACTGTAGAGGTCAAAGAAGAGCAGAAACAGGAAGAAGTTTTTATTTATGATAAAAAAGGCAGAAAAGATCCTTTTGTTTCTCTTGCTATTAAATCAGAAGAAAAACCAAAGAAAGGACAGACGCCGCTTGAAAGCTATGATGTTGCCTCGATTAAAATCCTGGGTATTGTATGGAATCAAAAAGGAAATTTTGCATCAATAGTTCTCCCTGACGGGAAAGCTTACACACTTAGAGAAGGAATGACAATCGGACTCCATAATGGAAAAGTTCAAAAGATAACTAAAAACGCTGTTATAATTAGGGAACAGATAAAAGACTATAAGGGAGTTCTCAAACCAAAGGAAACAACTTTGAAGCTCCGCGATGAGGAGGAGTAA
- the pilQ gene encoding type IV pilus secretin PilQ, with amino-acid sequence MKIMNQKWTIYLISTVLIFVAGCATTGEGNKAVQSSQLPVITAINIADNQIVINADKQFTYTIYKATDPYKVIAELPNVRLGIKPEKIKSSDKAGITEVSPSQTEEPILTKIEILLASPSAVESSYKDNILIIKVKEPDTKTAEITKPEDKEIKKEEPVPVKEETVAETQKPAYNRDAVKEFPSATSITDLNIEKVENILKVKIKGNGALSPNVFRLDNRAVLDIPGVEMIASVPAKVPAPLKSIRVGKYKDKTRLVIDMIKDTQFDVAAVEDYVMISFHVEDKAADEQVVSKAEAPAVEKKTVTKTDEIIPEGKYKGQKISLDFQDADIGPIFRLLADISGYNFVIDPGVKGKITMKLMNVPWDQSLDIILQTFSLGKSMDGNIIWIAPVTTFAKMADEKAKAKDAEEKSEDIIQKVIRINYAMASEISTAITQGKLLSSRGSITVDGRMNTLIVKDTPTSIEKIKGLVAIMDVSKPQVMIEAKMVEVSSTYSEQLGIKWGGTFAGTGIKSIGQQVSGGFSVNTPVVSAGAGATNPGGVLNLLLGSANTLQVNLSLSALEDVGKSRKLSNPKILTIDNESATIQQGTAIPVQTVSAEGTKTEYVNATLKLTVTPKITPDGYVQLKINATNDSLGILTPQGYAIEKKEVTTQALVKNGETLVLGGIYTTSTVESEEGIPLLGRIPILGWLFKTKTAAGPNITELLIFITPNIVSKQ; translated from the coding sequence ATGAAAATAATGAATCAGAAATGGACAATTTATCTGATATCAACAGTTTTAATATTTGTTGCAGGATGTGCAACAACAGGAGAAGGCAACAAAGCTGTTCAATCTTCACAGCTGCCTGTTATAACTGCTATAAATATAGCTGACAATCAGATTGTTATTAATGCTGATAAGCAGTTTACTTATACGATTTACAAAGCAACTGATCCGTACAAGGTAATTGCAGAACTGCCGAATGTGCGATTAGGAATTAAACCGGAGAAGATTAAGTCTTCTGACAAAGCAGGCATAACTGAGGTCTCTCCATCACAGACAGAAGAACCAATTTTAACAAAAATTGAAATTCTACTTGCATCCCCATCAGCTGTGGAATCATCTTATAAAGATAATATTTTGATAATAAAAGTAAAAGAGCCTGATACCAAGACGGCTGAGATAACAAAACCCGAAGACAAGGAAATAAAGAAAGAAGAACCTGTACCTGTAAAAGAAGAAACGGTTGCTGAAACTCAAAAACCCGCATACAACAGAGATGCAGTAAAGGAGTTTCCTTCTGCGACTTCAATTACAGATCTGAATATCGAAAAAGTAGAAAATATTTTGAAAGTTAAGATCAAGGGCAATGGAGCGCTTAGTCCAAATGTTTTCAGGCTTGATAACAGGGCTGTTTTGGATATACCTGGTGTTGAAATGATAGCATCTGTGCCTGCAAAAGTGCCGGCACCGCTTAAAAGTATAAGGGTGGGCAAATACAAGGACAAGACAAGGCTTGTTATAGATATGATAAAAGACACACAATTTGATGTTGCGGCAGTTGAAGATTATGTAATGATCTCCTTCCATGTTGAGGATAAAGCTGCAGATGAACAGGTTGTATCTAAAGCGGAAGCCCCTGCTGTAGAGAAGAAAACCGTTACAAAAACAGACGAGATAATTCCTGAAGGGAAATACAAAGGACAGAAGATATCTCTTGATTTTCAGGATGCTGATATAGGCCCTATATTCAGGCTGCTTGCAGATATCAGCGGATATAATTTTGTTATAGACCCTGGGGTAAAAGGCAAGATCACGATGAAGCTTATGAATGTGCCATGGGATCAGTCTCTTGATATAATACTCCAGACTTTCAGCCTTGGGAAGTCAATGGACGGCAATATTATCTGGATCGCTCCTGTTACAACATTTGCGAAAATGGCTGATGAAAAAGCAAAGGCAAAAGACGCTGAAGAAAAATCTGAAGATATAATTCAAAAAGTCATAAGAATAAATTATGCTATGGCAAGCGAGATAAGCACAGCAATTACACAAGGGAAACTGCTTAGTTCAAGAGGAAGCATCACTGTTGACGGGAGAATGAACACACTGATAGTTAAAGATACGCCTACAAGCATAGAGAAAATCAAAGGGCTTGTAGCGATAATGGATGTTTCGAAACCCCAAGTAATGATAGAAGCAAAGATGGTAGAAGTGAGTAGTACATATAGCGAGCAGCTAGGAATAAAATGGGGAGGCACATTTGCAGGAACAGGCATAAAAAGTATTGGACAACAGGTCAGTGGTGGTTTTTCTGTGAATACACCAGTAGTATCTGCAGGTGCAGGTGCTACAAATCCTGGTGGTGTTTTGAATCTATTACTTGGTAGTGCTAATACTCTACAGGTTAATCTTTCACTATCAGCATTGGAGGATGTGGGTAAATCAAGGAAACTCTCAAACCCCAAAATTTTAACAATTGATAATGAGTCAGCAACTATCCAGCAAGGCACAGCTATTCCAGTTCAGACAGTAAGCGCTGAAGGCACAAAGACAGAATATGTAAACGCGACGCTTAAACTTACAGTTACACCTAAGATTACACCTGACGGATATGTGCAGTTAAAAATAAATGCAACTAATGACTCACTTGGGATACTCACACCACAGGGGTATGCTATAGAGAAAAAAGAAGTTACAACACAGGCTCTTGTGAAAAACGGCGAGACATTAGTTCTTGGCGGAATTTACACAACAAGCACAGTAGAAAGCGAAGAAGGGATACCTTTATTAGGTAGAATTCCTATTCTTGGGTGGTTATTTAAAACAAAGACAGCGGCAGGCCCTAATATAACAGAACTCCTAATTTTCATAACCCCTAATATTGTAAGTAAACAGTAG
- the aroC gene encoding chorismate synthase — MHIRFLTAGESHGQALAGIIEGIPAGLSISAIDIDTDLRRRQLGYGRGNRMKIESDRVKILSGVRFGRTIGSPITILIQNKDWPNWQDTMSSEITSVSQKTKKLTRPRPGHADLSGALKFDTHDIRDILERSSARETAMRTALGAIAKKFLSEFDVNIGSYVTQIGGIKIKETKIAASERELSETFKKAEKSELRCADKKISKEMIKLIDKAEKEGNTLGGIFEVFVTNLPPGIGNHTQWDKKLDGRLAQALMSVQAVKGVEIGKGFMMSSEMGSEVMDEIFYSKKKFYRKTNNAGGIEGGMTNGMSLIIRAAMKPIPTLRKPLSSVDIITKKTFKAAYERSDVCAVPAAGVVSEAMTALVIADAFLEKFGGDSLSEVKRNYNSYLKQLSNF, encoded by the coding sequence ATGCATATAAGATTTCTCACTGCAGGTGAATCGCACGGTCAAGCCCTGGCTGGAATAATAGAAGGTATTCCAGCAGGGCTTTCTATTTCAGCAATTGATATTGACACAGACCTGAGGCGAAGACAGCTTGGGTATGGCCGCGGAAACAGGATGAAAATAGAATCAGACCGCGTAAAAATTCTATCAGGTGTTCGTTTTGGGAGAACAATAGGCTCACCAATCACAATTCTCATACAAAATAAAGACTGGCCAAACTGGCAGGATACTATGAGTTCTGAGATAACTTCAGTCAGTCAAAAAACAAAGAAACTTACAAGGCCAAGACCTGGACATGCCGACCTTTCAGGAGCGCTTAAGTTTGATACACACGATATAAGAGATATTCTTGAGCGTTCAAGCGCAAGAGAAACAGCAATGCGTACAGCGCTTGGAGCAATTGCAAAAAAGTTTCTGTCTGAATTTGACGTAAATATTGGCAGCTATGTAACTCAGATAGGCGGAATTAAAATAAAAGAAACAAAGATTGCAGCATCAGAAAGAGAATTGTCAGAAACATTTAAAAAAGCAGAAAAATCAGAATTAAGATGTGCTGACAAAAAAATCTCAAAAGAAATGATAAAGTTGATAGACAAAGCAGAAAAAGAAGGCAATACTCTTGGCGGGATTTTTGAAGTATTTGTTACAAACCTGCCTCCGGGCATTGGAAACCACACACAATGGGATAAGAAGCTGGATGGACGGCTTGCTCAGGCATTGATGTCAGTACAGGCTGTCAAGGGGGTTGAGATAGGCAAAGGATTTATGATGAGTTCAGAGATGGGTTCTGAAGTTATGGACGAGATTTTTTACAGTAAGAAAAAATTTTACAGAAAAACAAACAATGCCGGCGGCATAGAAGGCGGGATGACAAACGGCATGTCTTTAATCATAAGAGCTGCTATGAAGCCTATTCCAACCCTGAGAAAACCTCTAAGCTCGGTTGATATTATCACTAAAAAAACCTTTAAAGCAGCTTATGAGCGATCTGATGTATGCGCTGTGCCTGCTGCAGGAGTTGTTAGCGAGGCAATGACAGCGCTGGTTATCGCTGATGCTTTTTTAGAAAAATTCGGCGGCGACAGTCTCTCAGAAGTGAAAAGAAATTATAATTCTTATCTTAAACAGCTTTCAAATTTTTAG